From the genome of Rhizobium sp. ZPR4:
CTTGGCTCACCGTTGGCATCCCTGCTTTTTTTACGCTCGGCTGCATGCTCAGGATCACATTCTGGTGGAGAACACGCAATGTCGATCCCCGGCCTGAGGTGGCTTACGCAGCGCTCGTCCGCACCAATCGCCTGGCTATTGGGATCGCCACTGCATTCACCGTTTGGTCATTTTTACTGGTGCCCTATGGCGATGCATATGCTCAATCTCATGTCGCCTTCTATATGGCGATTACAGTCATCTCCTGCATTTTCTGCCTGATGTATGTTCGCTCGGCGGCATTCATAGTCACTGTGATCGTCAATGGAGCATTCGTTTTATTTTTCGTGGCCTCAAGGCAACCGACTTTTATTGCGATAGCTATCAATGTGGTACTGGTCTGTGCGGGCATGATGTCGATTCTCCTGACAAACTACCGCAATTTCGAGCGCATGGTTATCTCGCAGCAACGCACAGAAGCACTTAGCAATGAGAATCTCTTGCTTGCGAATGTCGACAGCCTGACGGAATTACCCAATCGTCGCGCGTTTTTCACGCATCTGGAAGCCGAATTCGAAAGGGCCAAGGCCGAAAACACGCGACTGGCCCTGGGTGTCATCGATCTCGATGGCTTCAAGCCGGTCAACGACCTTTACGGGCACTCGGTGGGAGATAGGTTGCTGATCGACGTCAGCAGGCGCCTGACGACCAGCTTGAAAGCCAGTCGGGCGTTTCGATTGGGTGGTGACGAGTTTGCGATTGTCGCTCCGCTCGCGCCTGAAGATGCGCAGCTCGTCAAAAACGCGAATGCAATCTCCGAATGGCTCGGAGCGCCTTATCATCTGCCGGAAGGAACGGTGCACGTATCCGCATCGATGGGAATAGCAGTCTTTCCAAACCTCGCTTCCACTCTGGAGCAGCTTTTCGACAGGGCTGATTATGCCCTCTACCATGCCAAAAGAAACCGTCGCGGGGGCGCGGTTTTATTCGACGCTGAGCACGAAAAGCAGATCAATATAGAAGCGCGCATTGAGCATCTGCTCAAGCAAGCCAATTTGGAAGATGAGCTCTCGGTCATGTTTCAACCGATTGTGAGCCTGGGGAATGACCAAACGGTTGGCTTCGAGGCCCTGGCCCGCTGGCATAGCCCGGTTCTTGGGCAGGTCTCGCCCGCACAGTTCTTCCCCATTGCCGAACGGGCTGGCATCGTCAGTTCGCTGACGCGGCCGCTGCTTAAAAAGGCACTTGCCTTCGCATCGGAATGGGAAAAACCTTTGCGCCTGTCGTTCAACCTGTCGGCCTACGATCTCAACTCCAGCGAAGGAGTTCTGTCGCTGATCGCAATCATCGAGAGCAGCCGCTTTGACGCGAAGCGTCTTGATCTTGAAATTACCGAAACGGCCTTTACCCACGATTTCGAGCAAATCAAGTCGTCGGTCGAAATGCTGCGGCGCCTCGGTTGCGGCATTTCACTGGACGACTTCGGCACCGGTTATTCCAGCCTGACGCGGCTGCATGCTCTTCCTTTGACTAAGATCAAGATCGACCGCAGCTTCGTCACAGATTTGCACAAAAGGCCCGCCAGCTACAAGATAGTGAAATCTCTTCTCACGCTCAGCCGAGACATGGGTCTGGAATGCGTGGTTGAAGGTGTAGAAACACCCGAAGAACTTACCGCCCTTCGAGGGTTGGGAGGTACGCTGGTGCAAGGCTACCTCTATTCGCGGCCGCTAAGCGAAAAAGGCGCCGCCGAATGGTGTTTCACCGCCACACGGCAAGCAGGCTCACCAGCCAGCTGAACCGCGAGTATCTCCGACACATGCCGGAGATGGCATGCTCACGAGGGGATACGAACCGCCGACCCCGTTATTTACTTCGGCAGCGCAATCGACTTGTCATCGTTCCATGGCCCGACAGTGGTGACCAAAAAGCTCATTTGCCCAGCCTCACAGCCGCAACGGCGTGCGGCATCAGGAACGTGGCAATCTCCGCGATGACGTCGGTCAGATTGCCGGGTTCGTGTGCAACGCTTTCAACGAATGCGTGCCTACGATTGCACGCGCCAATCTGTCATCATTGAAATCGAATGATCTGCTGAGAACCATATATCGTAGAAGTCCTTCATCCGACTATTTGCACGCCCCAGCATGACCATCGCCTGGAACTTCTCGGCAATAACCGTCTCCCGTGCATAGGCTCGGAGCCGGGGCATCGGAAAACCCAGCATAGAAGGATAATCTAACATCTCCGCCCCAGGCTCGAGCGCATCGCCAAATCCGATGTCAATCGTCAGGGTGATCCGGGCGCCGCTGATTGAGGCGACCACCCGCAGCCTGAGCCCGCCATATTCCAGTCCCTCGCGAATGCGATCCACGCGTAAAGTTTCTGCGTCGAACGTGACGCCATCATCAGCCTGTTGCGCCAGAATCTCCCGAAAGGTCTTCAGCATCGGGTCCGGCTCGGGACTGCCGAAGCCCAAAAGGTCGAGATCACGCGTGCCGCGGTGTGGATCATCGAGCAGCTCATCATCAGCATCGCACCCTTCAGCACAAAACGGCCCGCAGGGGGTGACTGGCTGAGCCGGAATAGTAACCGCTCAAGCGCAAAACGCGTCAGAACCAAATCGAAGCTTTGCCCGCTTGCCTTGGCGAGTTGCAACAGGCGGGCGCGCCGAGGCGCCGAGATTTCTGATTTCTTTAGCCATTGGCGGTTCGTGCCTCGAGATACGGCCGGATCACCGTGCCAACACCACCGCGCTCAGCCTGATCAGCGATTTCGCCAGGAGTAGCCCTTCGTTGCCGCAGCGTCTCCTGCAGCCCCTCAATCGCCACGGATAGACCAATCTTGTTGCGATAGCGAAAGCGATAGGCAATCGTCTTGGCGACTCCAAAAATCTTCACCGGAACACCTTCAACGACACGGGTCTCTACGCTTTCGTTGAAAAGGCTGTCTGTGAAACGTACGATGCGTATAGCAGGGCCGTTCGGTTGTGGGGCCTAGTCGTTGCGGCCTATGGCAAACCAGATTTGCCTCGGGAGTTGATCCGTCAAGCCGTGGAAAGCGAGGGCCGAAACAAGACAGACAACGGCTTTCGGGACACGTTTGGCAATCTCTGCCAGACTGTGGTTGGCATCGAGCTCCGTATCGGGAAGTTGATAAAGACCGCGGGCAAGCCGCACGACCTAGCCATCCCGTTCCAGACGAGCGAGCGCGTCGCGGCAATGACCGATAACGAGTTTCACATCATTATACAGTATTGCGGGAAACATTCAGATGCTCGGCGATTTGCTGATAGGCCCAGCCATCGACATGCGACAACGCCCATACCGTTCGCGCCCGTACCGGTAGTTCGAGCAGAGCCTCTTCAAACAAGCGGGCGCTCCTGCTCGATCAATTCTTGTTCGGCAGAAGAAGCCTCCAGCGCAATGCTCTCGATGTCTTCCTGGCTGACCTCCGAGTTTTCAAGAGTTTGACGAGTTTTGCACCGACGGTTGCGATCAAGCGCCATATTGCCGGCGGTTTGATAGAGATAGCTCTCAAGGTACTCGATCGACGTGACCTCAAGCGCATTGTGCGCCTCGACATATGTCTCTTGCGCCAAATCCTCGCAGTTTGCGGATCGCGGACAATCCGCATCACTCTCCATAGGAGGGAACGTCGATGTATGGCGAAGATAGCGTTCAGCGCGGCTGACATGTCTACCGCCCTTCGAAGACCCATACCGATGATCGCCGGCTCCTGTCCCGACACATGCTATCGAGCACCGACTGCGATATGGCCTCCGGCATGTCAATGCGTTCGATCCTAGGATGTCGAGCCGGACGGTCAGGCAAGGATAGGAACTCCGACTGCATCTACCGGCAACCCCACCGTCCGGCCTCTGCCTTGGTTGAATAATTCGGTCGCAAACGTCTTTCAACAACCGTTCACTCGGTCTGAATGGGCGACCTCGCGGTGACGGGGTAAAATATGAGTATTACCGGCATGTTTTTCATATTTTTCAAGAGGAGCCGACAGTGAGGCTGAAAGCCTGCCAACAGTCACGAGTTCTCGCTTTTCTGCCTTCCGTTGCGATCTCATCACTCGAACCTCTCTCTTCCTGGCCTCCCCACATTAGCACATATGTGGGTATATGGCCGCCGGTACAAATACCTCTACAGCTCGGACAGCCATGCTTGATTCCCGGGCATGAACTCATGCCCGGGCTGAAGCGTCGGGTTTCGCGAAATCTTCCCTAATTTGCGGCATTGCCTCAGCTACCGCCGTGCAAGAATTCGGTTCCTTATCTCTTCGATATTTTGATCATTGCATCGTGCCCGGGAACAAGGCAGCGTATTCTTCCTTGTCGCAGCAGCAGACCAATAGTTTTTTGTATTTCTTCGAATCCTTACTTAATGCCAGGGATGCGGGACAAAGGGGCTGACGCCATCATGGTCACTCGTGCGCAGCAAATTGGCGTCGTTATCGGCCTGGCCTTCGTCACGGCATTGACGATCCTGCGGGCAAGCGATCCTCCGTTGCTAAGGCTCGCCCGCGATTTGACATTCGACCAGTATCAGCGCCTGGTGCCCCGGACGTTCGAGAACCAGCCTGTGCGGGTCGTCGACATAGACGAGGCGTCGCTGCGGGAGTTCGGTCAATGGCCCTGGCCAAGAAACCGGATTGCTGCCCTTGTGGACAGGCTTTCCGATATGGGCGCGGCTGCTATCGCCTTCGATGTCCTCTTCGCCGAGCCCGACCGCCTGTCACCACGCAATGTCGTTCGCGACGTCACCGGCGTTGCTCCCTCGCTGCTCGGCAATCTGCCGGATAATGATGAAATTTTTTCCCAATCGCTCGCGGGCAAGCCGGTGGTGCTGGGTTTCGGCCTCTCCAACGAGGGAAACTATCTGCCGCCGGTCAAGGCGGGCTTTGCCTATACCGGCGAAAGTCCTTTCGGAGCGCCGCCCGCGATCAAGGCCGCAACACCGCTGCAGCCGCAATTGGAAGCCAATGCCGCGGGCCTCGGCCATA
Proteins encoded in this window:
- a CDS encoding EAL domain-containing protein, producing MEILKAKQKFQQFMSIQSDNPDLLKAQYRAFTRQMPMMYLILISSTWALSITHMQSAPAWLTVGIPAFFTLGCMLRITFWWRTRNVDPRPEVAYAALVRTNRLAIGIATAFTVWSFLLVPYGDAYAQSHVAFYMAITVISCIFCLMYVRSAAFIVTVIVNGAFVLFFVASRQPTFIAIAINVVLVCAGMMSILLTNYRNFERMVISQQRTEALSNENLLLANVDSLTELPNRRAFFTHLEAEFERAKAENTRLALGVIDLDGFKPVNDLYGHSVGDRLLIDVSRRLTTSLKASRAFRLGGDEFAIVAPLAPEDAQLVKNANAISEWLGAPYHLPEGTVHVSASMGIAVFPNLASTLEQLFDRADYALYHAKRNRRGGAVLFDAEHEKQINIEARIEHLLKQANLEDELSVMFQPIVSLGNDQTVGFEALARWHSPVLGQVSPAQFFPIAERAGIVSSLTRPLLKKALAFASEWEKPLRLSFNLSAYDLNSSEGVLSLIAIIESSRFDAKRLDLEITETAFTHDFEQIKSSVEMLRRLGCGISLDDFGTGYSSLTRLHALPLTKIKIDRSFVTDLHKRPASYKIVKSLLTLSRDMGLECVVEGVETPEELTALRGLGGTLVQGYLYSRPLSEKGAAEWCFTATRQAGSPAS
- a CDS encoding sigma factor, encoding MESDADCPRSANCEDLAQETYVEAHNALEVTSIEYLESYLYQTAGNMALDRNRRCKTRQTLENSEVSQEDIESIALEASSAEQELIEQERPLV
- a CDS encoding sigma-70 region 4 domain-containing protein; translated protein: MFEEALLELPVRARTVWALSHVDGWAYQQIAEHLNVSRNTV